From the genome of Burkholderia cepacia ATCC 25416:
GTCGCCGGTCACCGCGCCCGGGTCGGTCGCGGCCTGCGCGAGCGCGTTCACATCGCTGTTCAACTGCAAGTAGGCCGCGGCGAAGTTGAAGCCCAGGTAGCTGTACGACACGCCGCCGCTATAGGCGCGGTTGTTCGCGAAAGACGTCGAGTTCGAGAACCCGTACAACGCACCGAACTTGAGTCCGCCGTAGTTCGCGCTCTGATATTTGACCGAGTTGTTGATCCGGAACGAGTTGTTCAGGTTGTCGTTGTCGAACGGGTGAGCGAACTGCGTGCCGCCGTACTGGGTGCCGGTCAGCGACAGCGGCCCGAGATAGTCGACGACGCTGTCGTACTGCCGGCCCAGCGTCAGCGAGCCGTAGCTGTTGAGTGCGAGACCGACAAACGCTTGCCGGCCGAATTCGCGGCCGTTCTGCTTCAGCGCGCCGTTATTGATGCCGAAACCATTTTCCAGCGTGAAGATCGCTTTCATGCCGCCGCCGAGATCTTCGGTGCCGCGCAAGCCCCAGCGGCTGCCGTTGACCGAACCGCTCGTTTCCTGCCAGGCGCTGTGGCCGTGCTGATTGTTCGTGTAGGTGATGCCGGCGTCGATCAGGCCATAGAGCGTCACGCTGCTCTGGGCATGGGCTGCCATAACGAATACACCCGACAACGCGGTGACGATCAGAGTTTTTTTCATGGATCTGTCTCCAAACAGGATGATGTCGATCGAACCTGCTGCGGACTGGCATGTTGTGCTTGACGCTGCGGCCGGTCCGGCAGAGCGGCGGTGCGCTTTTCAAAAAGCCATCTGCAGTGTAAGGAGTGCGTGGAGCGGGGGTGGGGCGCGCTTTAAGCAATAATGTATTTTGGAATCCGCAAAGATCTAGGGGGGAGCGCAAACGGTTGTCCAGCAAGGGTTTGCGGCGATGCAGCGAAAGAAAATGGCGCTCAGGACTGCGTAACGGACGTTGCGCGATCGC
Proteins encoded in this window:
- a CDS encoding porin, with translation MKKTLIVTALSGVFVMAAHAQSSVTLYGLIDAGITYTNNQHGHSAWQETSGSVNGSRWGLRGTEDLGGGMKAIFTLENGFGINNGALKQNGREFGRQAFVGLALNSYGSLTLGRQYDSVVDYLGPLSLTGTQYGGTQFAHPFDNDNLNNSFRINNSVKYQSANYGGLKFGALYGFSNSTSFANNRAYSGGVSYSYLGFNFAAAYLQLNSDVNALAQAATDPGAVTGDWTFASRVQRTWGAGLNYGFGPATVGFVFTQTRLTGIRAISAGQSGVSGGITGLGGTARFSNYELNGRYALTPALSLAGSYTYTQGRLAGDKPTWHQFNLQADYALSKRTDVYLQGEFQKVNNDGLDLGANINGLGAASSTNKQIAVTAGMRHRF